The Hordeum vulgare subsp. vulgare chromosome 7H, MorexV3_pseudomolecules_assembly, whole genome shotgun sequence DNA window tctccttcccctccttctccgGCCAACAAACATGGTAAAGAAGCAGGAATCCTCCACCCCGGCGGCCGGCGGGACGCCGTGGAAGGGGCGGCTCCGCTCGCACCACGCGACTCCGGTCAGCTCTCCCTCTCCGTGGATCCAGTCCAGGTCCAGGAACCGCGACGAGGACGCGGAGGCCGGCAAGTTCAAGAAGCAGGCCGCCCCCACAGCCCGGGGGAGAAGCGGCTGCACCCGCGACGAGAGCGGTGGAGCTGCGGGACGACCTCCGAAGGCTCTCCCACGCCGGTCGGCGCGGTTTGCCGGCCGGGATCCGGAGCCCCCTATTGTGCTCGACGCGGCGGACGAGGTATAGGGTGGAAATCTCGTCTTGGTTGCAGATATTGGCTTCGATTTGGCGGTGCGGGATGTTATGTTTATGCGCTTAGTTTCCTCTTCATCGCATTGTAGTAACCTGAGAAGGAGAATTGACCACTTTGTTTAGATCTTTCTTCACCAGCTAGACAAAACCCTTTTTTCTTCCCAAAATTTGTCACCACTTCTTGATTTATGTGGATTCCCTGACAACAACCAACTATGAATGGTTTAGCATATTCCAGTAGTACAATCTTGTTCTATTCTACTTATCCAACAAAAGATTGGTTTCTTCAACCCACCAAAACAAAGATTAGTATCTTAGTCGCATGTTCTACTCGTTCACTAATATATCCCACTAATAGTTTGTTCACCTGCCTCTTGATTTTTATCCATTTCATGCCTGTCCGATCACCATACTAATATGCTTGCTAACTGGGCTGCTTCATTCATTTCATGGTTGGCACTTGATTACAAACATCATGGTTTACAAATGGATAATTCTGTTACACCTTTTTAGCAGGGCATAGCGTGCGGCCAACCGTGTTTTAAGTTTTGCCTTCTGTTACAGGAATGCAAAGTCAGGGATAACCAATCAGCGATTGTGCCTCTTCAGAAATCTACACGGTTCCAACGAGGTGATAAGAGTGTGAGCAAGCCCTTAGTGGAGAACCAAAGTCACCACAGACTGCTGCCGTTCACACCAAATCCCCGGGACATTGCCCATAACAGCAAGACTAGAAATGCTGTTAAGAAAGACAAGAAACTAGAGAATCCACCAAGGAGTAGCCAGAGAATTAGTGCAGTAAAAGCTTCTGCAAGGATGGGAAAACACAAGCTGCAGACAGTATATGAAGATTCCCAAGATGCACCTGCCAGGAAAAAGACTGCAGATGCATATTACAAAAAGAGTGAGATGCAAGAGCCAAATCCCCGGGACATTGCCCATAACAGCAAGACTCGAAATGCTGTTAAGAAAGACAAGAAACTAGAGAATCCACCAAGGAGTAGCCAGAGAATTAGTGCAGTAAAAGCTTCTGCAAGGATGGGAAAACACAAGCTGCAGACAGTATATGAAGATTCCCAAGATGCACCTGCCAGGAAAAAGACTGCAGATGCATCTTACAAAAAGAGTGAGATGCAAGAGCCAAAGCCACCCAGTCGTGGTGAGGACCTGACAGGAAAGAGGAAGAGAGGCACCGGAAGAAAGCAGGCATCAAAGAAGCAAACTCACCAGGAGCACAAATCTGATTGTCAAGAAATTGTGCCCATCACTGAGCCCCAAAACATCATCCACAAGAAGAGTGAAAATAACCCTTCTTCCATAGTGCAGCCTAAAATTGGTGATGAAGAGCTAAGTGGGATTAAAGAAGGGGTACAGCAACAGTGTTGTCCGTCAGATGAATGGACAGAAGAGCAGGATACCATATTGCGCCAGGCTTACTTCACTGCTCGACCATCCCCACATTTCTGGAAGAAAGTTTCCAAAATGGTATTTCCAATCCTTCGATTTTGTTTCTTAAGTGGTTTGATCATATATTTGTAGTCGCAAGAGCTGTTTGATATCTAGTTGCACGAGTTGCCTTAGGAAAGCATAATAATAAACAAGAGAATGCTGCAGTTAAAATGTTGCTCTCGGAATGGGGTTTAGAAAATGGCCACAAATGGGCACGAATTATTCATGGGTCTTGGTGCTAGACTTTGCGATGTCCACTGCATTGTTTTGTTGATTTCCTTTTGTTAAGCAGTAAACATAAATCACGTACAACATTATATgtccaacaacaccaacatcaacaaAGCCTTTCAGACagccccaaacaagttggggtggcTAGAGTTGAACATACTGAAAATACTTCCAGGGTCTAACTACAATACACCTGTAGTGTCTGAACGATGCGTAAGCCAAATAGTAGCAGTTGGATAGTTGTATAGTCTGTTGGACATCTGTTTTCTTTCATTTTTGGCTTTCTTTTCTGCTTTTGTTTATAGGCTGTAAGTTTGGTGTCATTTGGATGTTTTCTTCTAATATGACGTGAAGCATACTTAGGTGCGTATTTGGCTTTCTTTTCTGCTTTTGTTTATAGGCTGTAAGTTTGGTGTCATTTGGATGTTTTCTTCTAATAGCGTTTTCTGGGAATGTGGAGAACTGGTAATATTTACAACGGTTGGTTAGTAGTCATAGTGAAACATAACATTTCAGGTTGTATTTGTTTTTTTGCATTGGAGGGAAATCATTAATAATCAATGGAATGTTGTCTGTTTGTTACTTATGGTGCACATGTGAGTGATCCTCTCATCACATGTTGACACCAACATGGATGTGAAAGATACGCACACTCGTGCGTATTCGAGAAAAAAAAACATGGATGTGAAAAACTGCTCATCAGATTGTTAATGTTCTGAGTTAATGATACAtgtaaaaacaaaaatattttgaGCTCAGGTTAAAAAAAAGAGTATTGTGAGCTTAGATTGCTGATATTTTGATGCTGCTCTTTCAGTAGTCTCACATGGAGTTGATTTCAGCCATTTCTAGTGATGCTTAGCACATGTCATATCCGACAACATGTGATGCTGCTTTGACAATCTATTTTGTACTTCAGTACTCAGTAGTATGTCCTATAGATTACTCGGCATTTTTCTGGGTGACTTGTTCCTTTATCATTTTTGTTAGTTCAGCAATTTGATACACATCCTTTCAGGTGCCAGGGAGATCTGCCGAAGACTGCTTCAATAGAGTTCATGCTGACCTCTCAACGCCCACTCCAATTGCCCCTCGTCATCGAAGTAAAACACAGTTTTCCCCTCTAGCACATTTCACATTGTCTGATCCAAAATTTCCAAACCTCGTGGAGCCTCTAACGGGAAGACCAAGGACCGCCAAACAAAAGAGCCTATTAGCACAGAAGACGGTGAGACATTTGCTGAAGAAGCATTCCCTCATTGACCAAGCTCATGAGGCTGACCACTTCTCTATATTTGAAACTTCACCATCTGCTTTACAATTGAACATTCCGCTTGAGGATTCTCCTGGGACCCCTGAAAATTATCTGAAGTCCTTTTCCATGCACAAGTACAGCGTGAGTTCTTCAGCACATAAGAGACCGCTGTCAAGGTTGAAAACTAAGCAGACTGAAGAGAGTCCAGCAGTTCTGAAGCCTATAAAAAACACTGTTTTGCATGAGAAGTACATTACGCAGTTGTCCCGAAGAGAAGGTGCAAAAAAGCCTCGTAAGAAGGCTGCTGGCACCAATGCAACTGATCCTAAGAGGCCTCTTTCGGAGCAGCAAGCTGGTAGTGTGAAGGCTGCAAAGAATGCTCTCATTTCAGAAGCAACAGACTTCATAGGCCAGTTTAAGAAGTTGCAAGCCAATTCTCTTGCACACATTTTGGAAAACAgtgaagatgatgaggatttttcgGTATCATACTAGTGGTTCCAAGCTGCTTTTGTCATATAATACTTGCCCCTCAATGTTTTTTTTTTGACAGGAAAAAAAAAACAGCTTGATAGCATGTTGTCAACTAACTTTAGCTAGTACTCCATCTatacctaaatacttgtagttggggagaactagtctagttctcctcAACTAAAGTATTTAGGTACtcccaactacaagtatttaggtacaACGGGAGTACAATAAGACTGTATAAGAGACTAATGATAAGTCATGGATGTTATCGTGTGTGTTCTGCCAAGGAACTTATCAACGCATTTCTAGCATATCAGGGTCATGGTCACCACTTAGTATCACATAGTACAACTTTTGTGTGAATAAAACAAGATACTGTACGACTATTTGCTTCATTTTTGTACAGTTCAGGCCCATTTATATTTCAGTAATAAGACCAGAAACGTCATGCAAGGTAATTCTAAgagctaataaaaggaggatattcCCTATGTCAACAAAATATGGCAGCTGATCATGCAGATAGTGTGATATCATTCCTGTAATAAGCCTATGCAGGTCAGGTGTTCATCACTTCCTCTAAATATAAGGGCTCTGCCAGATGCATATTGCGACAGATAGTCCATTTTCACACAACAGCTCGGGCGTGCAAGAGAAATAcatccatttcattcatgatgtTCTTTTTTCCATATATTCCCTCCGTCCTGTAGTATAAGAGCGTTTTTTACACTAGTTCTTAGTTCAAAACTTAGGAAGGTTTTGTTTCCACCAAAAGATCAACTATGCGATTGCATCCCACAATGGTTAATCCAGGCCATGAATAGTTCAAGGCATCATCATGCAAAAGGTATGTCATGTGCTGTCAACTAATTACAGAACACACAATAAATTATTGGGAATAGAGAGTCAGAAAAGGCTAACAAAACATGTGTAAGAATAAATTCAACTAACTGGTCCTTTTTGTATTTTATGTCAAATTTTGACGGTAGATTTGACTAATAAAATATTAGTTATATGCCACAAAATTTATATCGTTGGATTCATATTCGAAAGAGATTTTCAATGATACTCTCTCTGTAAAAAAATATAACACTTTCTATATATTAATTTACAAGTGAGTActattttttttgaccggctactgtagggaaaaccctccacaaccttttttcttttattcccatatataagagcagtatgtacaagaagaaattagaatATACAAATGGGATGAGGAGCTAAGGTTACAAACCTCAAGTAGGCAAAAAgaaaacccatttaaggagatcatccctgaaactagccttaatcctatgggctaacagggaaatgtcatggatgaagccagatcttcattttctgaactttggctgctcctggttaaagaccttggcatttctgacagtccagatgttccaacatgcagtgaagaccacctcagcaaaaaaggggttatggaagtctcgtttagcagctacagtagcactccacacggatggaccctgccatgtgatctgcaggtaattccagaccctggtactgaaaagacagttgaagaataagtgatctctgtcttccttgactcgagcatggcatagaactcagagattggagtcggaaatattccagtgacgccgttcaagcatgtcttgagttTAAGCctctccatgatgagcatccaggcaaacatcttaatcttcatggtacaacagcttttccagatccagttgagtaaagggtttggtgtaatactgttgtgaatgtgagtatagtatctcttggctatgtaggccttagcatctttcccccatacccatctgtcagaggcctgatgatcaatatccaggtcttgaagcaaagattgaactgaaagcagctcctggtaagcttgagcagacagtggcaaGTGGAACATAGAGAACATGCTGTCAtcgtaaaaggctttaaagacctcttgagctgtgcagaaagggtcaaccacaaaagaaaaaagtctttggaatctagcagccaggggcctagtggagtttccaatcaaccaggagtcagaccaaaacaggaaggagtcacccttgttaggctgaacatatctaactgatctgaatttgtcaagccgtttacagatatccttccaccaaaaagaaccacaaagggcagttccctgaggtactgtgtcatgatagtaagtgttctagattaagtgaacccatgggatatcagcatgatttagaaatttatcaacatgcttgagcagcagtgcttcattctggattgctagattcataatacctaacccccctttatttttaggtctgcacaccagttgccaggcagcaagagagggtgcatgatcttgcccatttttcctccatagacattgcctttgaattctttcaagctgcttcagtatgcctggtgggatatccagactgcatagaaagaagatagacacagaagacagtgctgagtttaaatactgtaaCCTTCCCCCTGAGCgagaaaagatgaactagcactgagccttctttccatgttatcaaccagtggcatgagatcaatgattcttggtttagttgtcccaactggaagtccaaggtatgtgaagggcaaagatcccactttgcagccaatggagtctACCAGGTCCTGGAGTTGCTGTGGAGGAGTGTTGacaggtagaagggcagatttgtgataattcacctataatccagtggattgggagaaaagtaatagcattttcttgaactgtaacaattgaagtttatcagcaggtaggatgataagggtatcatcagcatattgcactatgggaaatccttatcatgacaaggtatgggcagctgaatcagaccctccaccagcagttggttaaccagagtctgtaaaaaatcagcagcaatagcaaaaagcagtggggacatgggatctccctgcctgactcctttcttgcacataaacttctttccaggcacaccattgatcaggaccgaagatgagccagaagttagtagctgctttacccaaagtatccatctgtcattgaagcctttgtgtttgagaatctgaaaaatgaactcatgctccacagagtcgaatgccttttcaaaatacagcttgagaatgactataggtttcttggattgatggcattggtgaaggtactccagagtccatccaacacaatcttgaatggttctagacttgataaaaccatactgattcttgtgaagacacttcacaatctgcaagtgtaacctgttagcaatcattttggacagaaatttgaggcCCATCCCggtaagtgatattggtctgtaatctcccacttgttcaggtgatctcttcttgggaatcagagtaatataagatgagttcatgttctcaagttgagcatgaccagcatggaaagcagcagcaagttgataaaacttaggggagataatgggccagcatttcttgaagaaaagaccattaaaaccatcaggtcgaggagctttgtcaatgggcatttcctgaacagtcttgtccatttcagacttagaaaaaggttttgtgagaatatccagaccctccaccttctgaagcatagattgtaaatcaaatgccatgttaatgccaagagaagtgcCTATTCTATCCTTAAATGATGCCAAaaaacatgcagcaatttgatcatgatcagatatgatggaaccatcatttaacttgagagatgcaatggaattcctcctatatctctcagttgccataacatggaagaatttagtgttttcctcaccaactttaacaaatctgatagtggctctctttttccagtataagcactGGAGATGCAAAAGATGTTCCAAGTGTAACTTAACAATATTCCTGAAGTTAGCCTCTGGTCTGAAGAGTGTCCTcaattcctcaagctcatccaagcacAACACAGCTTGATTGCATCTAGAGATGAAAATTTTCAAATGAGATAGGTTTGTCTGCCACTTTTtcagagcctgcctaagatgtttcatcttatccataatgacagcagtaaTATGGTTTTCCTagaaggaatgagccaggattgctgaacacactccatgaatccctccatttcaacccagtagttttcaaagcgaaataagttgcacttagggatggaagtgttgacagtgaccacacaaggaacatgatcagaagctgtctttgcaagggggagcacttgtgtaagaggatatgaggagatccagttggctgatgtgaaaaaccagtcaagctgctccagaagaggggaatcttgcatattggaccaagtgaaagatctgcctttaatgggtagttccagcaatcccagatgcccaataatttcattgaagatgaacatatcatttacatcagccccaggaaggtttctgttgtcaggggatctaatgaaattaaaatctccaagaagcaaccaattagccccagtgggtatatgaagattgtatagccagctaacaaatagatctctagcttcaccttgacaaggaccatagacattcaccaaagtccaggattcaccagtatgatttgaggtaaaggagatgatcaaaccatagggtgtgcattcaactaactgaccagtaagaacggaagagttccaaagggtgataagcccccctgatgcccccctggagggagagtaggcaaactgatcaaaacgtttgggacagaaacacttgactgtatgaaactcaattgactgcattttggtttcctgcaagcacaccacagcagctaggctctcatcaatcttgttacg harbors:
- the LOC123411487 gene encoding uncharacterized protein LOC123411487 isoform X2, with the protein product MVKKQESSTPAAGGTPWKGRLRSHHATPVSSPSPWIQSRSRNRDEDAEAGKFKKQAAPTARGRSGCTRDESGGAAGRPPKALPRRSARFAGRDPEPPIVLDAADEECKVRDNQSAIVPLQKSTRFQRGDKSVSKPLVENQSHHRLLPFTPNPRDIAHNSKTRNAVKKDKKLENPPRSSQRISAVKASARMGKHKLQTVYEDSQDAPARKKTADASYKKSEMQEPKPPSRGEDLTGKRKRGTGRKQASKKQTHQEHKSDCQEIVPITEPQNIIHKKSENNPSSIVQPKIGDEELSGIKEGVQQQCCPSDEWTEEQDTILRQAYFTARPSPHFWKKVSKMVPGRSAEDCFNRVHADLSTPTPIAPRHRSKTQFSPLAHFTLSDPKFPNLVEPLTGRPRTAKQKSLLAQKTVRHLLKKHSLIDQAHEADHFSIFETSPSALQLNIPLEDSPGTPENYLKSFSMHKYSVSSSAHKRPLSRLKTKQTEESPAVLKPIKNTVLHEKYITQLSRREGAKKPRKKAAGTNATDPKRPLSEQQAGSVKAAKNALISEATDFIGQFKKLQANSLAHILENSEDDEDFSVSY
- the LOC123411487 gene encoding uncharacterized protein LOC123411487 isoform X1 encodes the protein MVKKQESSTPAAGGTPWKGRLRSHHATPVSSPSPWIQSRSRNRDEDAEAGKFKKQAAPTARGRSGCTRDESGGAAGRPPKALPRRSARFAGRDPEPPIVLDAADEECKVRDNQSAIVPLQKSTRFQRGDKSVSKPLVENQSHHRLLPFTPNPRDIAHNSKTRNAVKKDKKLENPPRSSQRISAVKASARMGKHKLQTVYEDSQDAPARKKTADAYYKKSEMQEPNPRDIAHNSKTRNAVKKDKKLENPPRSSQRISAVKASARMGKHKLQTVYEDSQDAPARKKTADASYKKSEMQEPKPPSRGEDLTGKRKRGTGRKQASKKQTHQEHKSDCQEIVPITEPQNIIHKKSENNPSSIVQPKIGDEELSGIKEGVQQQCCPSDEWTEEQDTILRQAYFTARPSPHFWKKVSKMVPGRSAEDCFNRVHADLSTPTPIAPRHRSKTQFSPLAHFTLSDPKFPNLVEPLTGRPRTAKQKSLLAQKTVRHLLKKHSLIDQAHEADHFSIFETSPSALQLNIPLEDSPGTPENYLKSFSMHKYSVSSSAHKRPLSRLKTKQTEESPAVLKPIKNTVLHEKYITQLSRREGAKKPRKKAAGTNATDPKRPLSEQQAGSVKAAKNALISEATDFIGQFKKLQANSLAHILENSEDDEDFSVSY